The Ranitomeya imitator isolate aRanImi1 chromosome 3, aRanImi1.pri, whole genome shotgun sequence genome has a window encoding:
- the LOC138670672 gene encoding LOW QUALITY PROTEIN: ubiquitin-conjugating enzyme E2 D4-like (The sequence of the model RefSeq protein was modified relative to this genomic sequence to represent the inferred CDS: substituted 2 bases at 2 genomic stop codons), which produces MLNSEKIIQKKLTALQSDPPTYFSAGIVGDDLFNWQVAILGSFNSPYQHGVFYLNIRFPIDYPFKPPNVNVITKIYHPNINTIISLDILSSXXSPELTLSKVLPSIYSLLCDPSLDDPLIPEIAEIYKINKKKFCRTASHWTQKHAGI; this is translated from the exons ATGTTAAATT CAGAGAAGATCATACAGAAAAAATTAACTGCCTTGCAGAGTGACCCTCCTACTTATTTCTCAGCAGGAATAGTCGGAGATGATTTGTTTAACTGGCAAGTAGCAATTCTGGGATCTTTCAACAGTCCCTATCAACATGGTGTCTTTTATCTCAACATCCGTTTCCCAATAGATTATCCATTCAAACCACCAAATGTTAATGTCATAACCAAAATATATCATCCAAATATAAACACTATTATTTCTCTTGATATTTTGAGTTCATAGTGATCTCCAGAGCTCACTCTTTCAAAGGTTTTGCCATCCATATACTCCTTACTTTGTGATCCCAGCCTAGATGATCCTTTAATACCAGAGATTGCAGAGATCTACAAGATAAACAAGAAAAAATTCTGCAGAACTGCAAGCCATTGGACTCAAAAACATGCAGGCATTTGA